A genomic stretch from Psilocybe cubensis strain MGC-MH-2018 chromosome 1, whole genome shotgun sequence includes:
- a CDS encoding Cytochrome P450 monooxygenase 169: MIHLLFHKLSLVLSGFTLVILVHYFIHLLASRRAFGHVPGPSSSSFLWGEEWELYHQPPGAPYVDWHRRFGKLVAFTGAFGHQVLSVTDMRAISFILGEAAYSFPKPQGVRAWFKATLGEGILWVEGKKEHETQRRILAPALNLQSVRQLTDTFFETSARLSSQWSKLLEGSRGNESEIEVTNWAGRFALDTIGRAAFSYDFDCLSGEPHDLADALDGLTNNEHKSSSFYMRALFWLVPSILFIGKKGEMIRKVKRELGLIASKMWKDAKHTGEANNRTVMANMLRFNNSTVIHMDEEEIVSQMRTVMSAGYETVSAVVAWMLYEIACHPDFQNELRDEICAIPDHSFDHLINELPLLDAALKETLRLHPAILENHHEASETVIMPLSEGLAETGEHFLVIPKGTLVVIPVNVLQIDNSVWGEDATAFRPKRWLDKKISSTLKGQELLAFSAGPRSCIGKTFAMTEIKALIVTLLPRFSFRCRVEIEPFQSFVIRPRVVGETASSLPLLVKKL, translated from the exons ATGATCCATCTGTTATTTCACAAATTATCTCTCGTTCTTTCAGGGTTTACCTTGGTCATCTTGGTCCACTACTTCATTCATCTcctcgcgtcgcgtcgcgccTTCGGTCATGTTCCTGGCCCCAgttcctcttccttcctGTGGGGAGAAGAGTGGGAACTTTACCACCAACCTCCTGGTGCGCCGTATGTCGATTGGCATCGTCGCTTCGGTAAACTAGTAGCCTTCACTGGTGCCTTCGGT CATCAAGTTCTTTCTGTCACAGACATGCGAGCCATCAGCTTTATTCTTGGTGAAGCCGCGTACTCCTTCCCAAAACCGCAGGGAGTGCGTGCTTGGTTCAAGGCAACGCTTGGGGAAGGAATACTTTGGGTGGAAG GTAAAAAAGAACATGAAACTCAACGTCGAATATTGGCACCGGCATTAAA CCTTCAGTCTGTTCGTCAACTGACGGATACTTTTTTTGAAACATCTGCGCGTTTATCTTCTCAATGGTCGAAACTGTTAGAAGGATCACGCGGAAATGAATCTGAAATCGAAGTCACCAATTGGGCAGGCAGATTTGC CTTGGATACCATAGGGAGAGCAGCATTCTCCTATGATTTTGACTGCCTTTCGGGAGAACCCCACGATCTAGCTGACGCTCTGGATGGTTTGACTAATAACGAGCACAAAAGTTCATCGTTTTACATGCGCGCACTGTTCTGGCTTGTACCTTCAATCTTGTTTATTGGCAAGAAAGGCGAGATGATCAGAAAGGTCAAGCGTGAATTGGGTCTGATTGCCTCCAAAATGTGGAAGGATGCAAAACATACAGGAGAGGCGAATAATAGAACTGTCATGGCGAATATGT TGCGATTCAACAATTCTACCGTGATTCAtatggacgaagaagagattGTTTCCCAAATGCGCACAGTCATGTCAGCGGGTTATGAGACAGTGTCTGCAGTCGTTGCG TGGATGCTATACGAGATCGCCTGTCATCCTGATTTTCAAAACGAATTGCGCGATGAAATATGTGCCATTCCTGATCATTCATTCGACCATTTGATCAACGAGCTACCTCTTCTCGATGCAGCGCTAAAAGAGACCTTACGATTACACCCTGCAATCCTCGAAAATCACCATGAG GCGTCCGAGACCGTGATCATGCCTCTGTCTGAAGGCCTCGCAGAAACAGGAGAGCATTTCCTTGTTATACCCAAAGGCACTCTTGTTGTCATACCCGTTAATGTCCTTCAGATCGACAACAGTGTTTGGGGAGAAGATGCAACGGCATTTCGGCCTAAACGATGGTTGGACAAGAAAATAAGCAGCACTTTAAAAGGCCAAGAACTTCTCGCGTTTAGTGCTGG CCCTCGTTCCTGCATTGGAAAGACTTTTGCGATGACCGAGATAAAG GCTTTGATTGTTACATTGCTTCCAAGATTCTCCTTTAGATGTCGGGTTGAAATAGAGCCATTTCAGAGTTTTGTAATCCGACCAAGAGTGGTTGGAGAAACTGCAAGCTCCCTCCCATTGCTGGTGAAAAAACTTTGA
- a CDS encoding Vacuolar protein 8 has product MGNVASCCESCFQGRRSQAYEPLLLENEREAVADLLQYLENRTTTNFFTGSPLTALTTLSFSDNVDLQRSAALAFAEITEKEVRPVGRDTLDPILFLLSSHDTEVQRAASAALGNLAVNTDNKLLIVKLGGLEPLIRQMLSPNVEVQCNAVGCVTNLATHDDNKTKIAKSGALVPLTRLARSKDMRVQRNATGALLNMTHSDENRQQLVNAGAIPVLVSLLNSPDTDVQYYCTTALSNIAVDGANRKKLAQSEPKLVTSLVMLMDSPSLKVQCQAALALRNLASDEKYQLEIVKADGLQSLLRLLQSTYLPLILSSAACVRNVSIHPQNESPIIESGFLQPLINLLSFKDNEEVQCHAISTLRNLAASSEKNKKAIVKAGAVQSIKELVLEVPINVQSEMTACVAVLALSDELKGQLLEMGICEVLIPLTNSPSSEVQGNSAAALGNLSSKDGRSPTDDYSAFNEVWDKPDGGMHKYLHRFLTSSDATFQHIAVWTIVQLLESGDPQLISNIRTSNILIPSIRNLAISRAPSATSSVGTPRSHHSQASYQDTETNDGQGEIQLLSRRILDFVDIDLDGLASTSVQGSHIQPGSSLGSSSQHEELRRSVREAFAPGSHR; this is encoded by the exons ATGGGAAATGTTGCAAGCTGCTGTGAATCTTGCT TTCAAGGGCGCAGGTCGCAGGCGTACGAACCGTTACTCCTAGAAAACGAGCGCGAAGCTGTAGCAGATTTGCTACAGTACTTGGAGA ACCGAACCACCACCAATTTCTTCACCGGCTCTCCACTTACAGCTTTAACgactctttctttctccGACAACGTAGACCTCCAAAGAAGTGCAGCTCTCGCCTTCGCAGAGATCACAGAAAAGGAAGTTCGCCCTGTTGGACGGGACACCTTGGATCctattctctttcttctcagTAGTCATGACACGGAAGTACAGCGGGCAGCAAGTGCTGCTCTAGGAAACCTTGCAGTCAACA CGGATAACAAGCTGCTTATTGTTAAACTTGGAGGTCTAGAGCCGTTGATCCGTCAAATGTTGAGCCCGAATGTAGAGGTGCAATGCAATGCCGTTGGTTGTGTCACGAATCTAGCAACACATG ATGACAACAAGACCAAGATTGCCAAGTCGGGTGCTCTTGTTCCTCTGACCCGTCTTGCACGCTCCAAAGATATGAGAGTACAGCGCAATGCAACTGGCGCGCTACTGAACATGACACATTCAG ACGAAAACAGGCAACAATTAGTCAATGCTGGTGCAATTCCCGTCTTAGTGAGCCTTCTGAACTCCCCGGACACGGACGTACAATACTATTGTACGACTGCATTGAGCAACATAGCGGTGGACG GTGCCAACAGAAAGAAGCTAGCTCAAAGCGAGCCCAAACTAGTAACCAGTTTGGTGATGTTGATGGATAGCCCTAGTCTAAAGGTGCAATGCCAAGCTGCACTAGCACTGCGCAATCTAGCTAGCGATG AAAAATATCAACTGGAAATTGTTAAGGCTGACGGTCTTCAATCTTTGCTACGTCTACTCCAGTCGACTTATCTGCCCCTTATCTTGTCTTCGGCAGCATGTGTGCGTAACGTCTCTATACACCCACAAAACGAATCCCCCATCATCGAATCCGGCTTTTTGCAACCTTTAATCAATCTTTTATCCTTCAAAGACAATGAAGAAGTTCAATGTCATGCGATTTCCACTTTGAGAAATTTAGCTGCTAGTTCagagaagaacaagaaagCCATTGTCAAGGCTGGAGCGGTTCAATCTATCAAAGAGTTGGTTCTTGAAGTCCCCATCAATGTTCAAAGCGAGATGACTGCCTGTGTTGCTGTTCTTGCTTTGAGCG ACGAACTCAAAGGACAGCTTTTGGAGATGGGGATCTGTGAAGTGCTCATTCCCTTAACAAACTCCCCAAGCTCCGAAGTTCAAGGCAACAGCGCAGCAGCTCTTGGTAATCTGTCTTCGAAAG ATGGTCGCTCACCGACAGACGATTACTCTGCTTTCAATGAAGTTTGGGATAAACCCGACGGTGGCATGCATAAATATCTACATCGTTTCTTGACCAGTTCGGATGCCACTTTCCAACACATAGCTGTTTGGACTATCGTTCAATTGCTCGAATCTGGCG ACCCACAACTTATCAGCAATATCCGGACATCCAATATCTTGATACCAAGTATCAGAAATTTGGCAATTTCCAGGGCACCTTCTGCTACATCATCGGTTGGAACTCCTCGATCCCATCACTCACAGGCTTCCTATCAGGATACGGAAACAAATGATGGGCAAGGCGAAATTCAGCTTCTCTCTCGCAGAATTCTTGACTTTGTAGACATTGATCTGGATGGGTTGGCGTCGACAAGTGTTCAAGGATCTCACATTCAACCAGGATCTTCTTTGGGTAGTTCTAGTCAACACGAGGAACTTCGGCGAAGTGTAAGAGAGGCGTTTGCGCCTGGGTCGCATCGCTAA
- a CDS encoding putative phosphatase HAD1, whose amino-acid sequence MDGTLIDSTPGVLRAWRIFSDDYKLGDSESVAHETHGRRLYDTLKEYCGITDEERLLQEIDRFEEEVIEGGPMALPGAIDLLRKLNSDPSTSSKWTIVTSASNKYAPRALERSGVPLPSVGIITSNDVSEGKPHPAPYLAGSLRCSINPENCLVVEDAISGLKSGRAAGCRTLAVCTSTLRSKILDSGVQPDFIVSDLTKVSVAVVDNKLQVTVDQS is encoded by the exons ATGGATGG GACGCTAATCGATTCCACCCCTGGCGTCCTGCGGGCCTGGCGAATTTTCAGCGACGACTACAAACTGGGCGATTCAGAGTCGGTGGCTCACGAAACACATGGGCGTAGATTGTATGACACTTTGAAAGAGTACTGTGGGATCACAGATGAAGAAAGACTCCTT CAAGAGATCGATCGCTTCGAGGAGGAAGTCATTGAAGGAGGGCCAATGGCTTTGCCAGGTGCTATTGACTTGCTTAGAAAG TTGAACTCTGATCCATCGACGAGCTCGAAATGGACTATAGTTACTTCAG CCTCGAATAAATATGCACCCCGAGCCCTTGAACGATCCGGGGTTCCTTTGCCTTCCGTTGGAATCATCACATCCAACGACGTTTCGGAAGGAAAACCACATCCTGCCCCGTATCTTGCAGGTAGCTTGCGGTGTTCCATTAACCCCGAAAATT GTTTAGTTGTTGAAGACGCGATATCCGGTTTGAAATCAGGTCGGGCAGCTGGTTGTCGCACACTGGCTGTATGTACCTCAACGTTACGGAGCAAAATTTTGGACTCTGGTGTGCAGCCTGACTTCATTGTTAGCGACCTCACCAA GGTATCAGTGGCCGTCGTTGATAACAAACTGCAGGTCACCGTAGATCAGAGCTAG
- a CDS encoding Ran-binding protein 10, whose translation MNSRPSRSSSIPIPRSASSSSSARNIEAVLSIPVVSPSRQNVSSSSSARLVIEPRRIGPSVDGSRAITTDTNISVSPIRSTARSASIVSSVPGRAQSSVRTTFEPRVIRGVGPEYSASGEADYATHPGPSPHNRRASTGTVRTLGPPQTVVPQHIVAHAGHSSFERPTYLEYSCFRHLLQTDAYASTGSNRKIDHNKTDIDDAINSTPASSRHLTSIAQPQDQVFNLPTRWSEQHRHQNLTISPDGRDLLYHGPPSNGEKDASVARTNYPAPPLCGIYYFEVEIQGKEQKSFATRNIKTTRMPGWEPNSWGYYGDDGSALTPEKDPANDTIGCGIDFANNTAFYTKNGTLLGNMEWYPVVGLKHVGDVVHTNFGQETFKFDIEYHVQRRAGEVWNTIQSTPLHQTLLQGNRRRIHGLLSIASITNNSSLKPALTDEQSKSMMKQLVASYLVHHGYVKTARAFEAREAERRASTPRPSATDGNHDVEMITSDIIENDTQTRTNVVNLVLSGNIDSAIDSLREHYPSVLEVHDQLFLFKLRCRKFVELILETAEIKKKMSALRTREAEILKDDDTVQNAWVEEGMDIDVDDHLAPPSHSGIHFHETPNTFEIMNPGSVAASSQYESALNAALLYGQTLSNDCQSETRPELQQLFKQTFGIVAWEDPLEAGSPVATLVGHEARVVLAHEINEAILKSQGRPPQPALETLYRHTSVCINELGLLGAGAAAYADMQKEYVI comes from the exons ATGAACTCTCGCCCTTCCAGATCATCCAGCATTCCCATCCCACGAAgtgcgtcgtcgtcgtcgtcggccCGTAACATCGAGGCCGTTTTGTCTATCCCCGTAGTATCTCCAAGCAGACAGAACGTTTCGTCTAGCTCATCTGCTCGACTCGTCATTGAACCCCGACGCATCGGTCCCTCAGTAGATGGATCAAGAGCTATAACCACAGATACCAACATTTCCGTCTCCCCAATCAGATCGACTGCACGATCAGCATCTATAGTGTCCAGCGTTCCAGGTCGCGCTCAAAGTTCAGTTCGAACGACGTTTGAACCTAGAGTTATTCGCGGCGTAGGCCCAGAGTATTCCGCTAGCGGCGAAGCTGACTATGCCACACATCCTGGTCCATCGCCTCATAATCGCAGGGCCAGCACAGGGACTGTTAGAACTTTAGGTCCCCCACAAACTGTCGTGCCTCAACATATCGTGGCTCATGCAGGGCACAGCTCCTTTGAAAGGCCCACCTATCTCGAGTATTCTTGCTTCAGGCACTTGTTACAGACTGATGCGTATGCATCCACAGGATCCAACAGGAAAATAGACCACAATAAG ACAGATATCGATGATGCTATTAATTCCACGCCAGCCTCTAGTCGACATTTGACATCAATAGCCCAGCCGCAAGACCAGGTATTTAACTTGCCTACTCGCTGGAGTGAACAACACCGTCACCAAAACCTTACTATTTCACCAGATGGGCGCGATTTGTTGTATCACG GACCACCGTCTAATGGGGAAAAGGATGCTTCTGTTGCTCGAACAAACTACCCAGCGCCTCCACTTTGTGGCATTTACTATTTTGAAGTAGAAATACAAGGCAAAGAACAGAAGTC ATTTGCCACCCGCAATATCAAGACCACCCGAATGCCAGGATGGGAGCCTAACTCATGGGGCTATTATGGTGACGACGGGTCAGCACTAACTCCAGAAAAGG ATCCAGCCAATGACACGATTGGATGTGGGATTGATTTTGCTAATAACACAGCCTTCTACACCAAGAACGGCACTCTTCTCGGCAA CATGGAGTGGTACCCCGTGGTAGGATTGAAACACGTAGGAGATGTTGTCCACACAAATTTTGGCCAGGAAACGTTCAAATTCGACATTGAGTATCATGTCCAACGGAGGGCCGGTGAAGTTTGGAACACAATACAAAGTACTCCTCTTCACCAAACCCTACTTCAGGGAAACCGGAGGAGGATTCATGGCCTCTTATCCATTGCTTCCATCACCAACAATTCTTCTTTGAAGCCTGCCCTCACCGATGAACAATCTAAAAGTATGATGAAGCAACTTGTGGCGTCTTACCTCGTGCATCATGGGTACGTCAAGACTGCACGAGCATTTGAAGCTCGGGAAGCAGAGCGACGGGCATCGACTCCTCGCCCCTCGGCAACTGATGGTAACCACGACGTTGAAATGATTACAAGTGATATCATTGAGAATGATACTCAAACTCGTACCAACGTCGTTAATCTGGTGTTATCAGGAAATATTGATTCCGCCATAGATTCCTTGCGAGAGCATTATCCGTCGGTTTTGGAGGTTCACGACCAATTGTTTTTGTTCAAACTGCGTTGCCGAAAATTTGTGGAATTAATCCTAGAAACAGCTgagatcaagaagaagatgtCAGCATTGCGGACGAGGGAAGCCGAAATACTTAAAGATGATGATACAGTTCAAAATGCTTGGGTGGAGGAAGGAATGGACATTGACGTCGATGATCACCTCGCCCCTCCCAGCCACTCAGGCATCCACTTTCATGAAACTCCCAATACGTTCGAAATTATGAATCCCGGATCGGTTGCGGCATCTTCTCAGTACGAGTCTGCTCTTAATGCTGCCCTTCTATACGGCCAAACACTCTCCAACGATTGCCAGTCCGAGACTAGACCCGAATTACAGCAACTATTCAAGCAAACATTTGGCATCGTTGCCTGGGAGGATCCTTTAGAGGCAGGCAGCCCAGTTGCTACCCTAGTCGGGCATGAAGCTCGTGTCGTCCTTGCACATGAGATCAATGAAGCGATTTTGA AATCGCAAGGGCGTCCGCCTCAACCTGCTTTAGAAACACTATATCGCCACACATCTGTGTGCATCAATGAACTTGGCTTGCTAGGTGCGGGTGCGGCTGCATACGCTGACATGCAAAAAGAATACGTCATTTAG
- a CDS encoding Pathogenicity cluster 5 protein d: MKYFSLVAVIALAVSVSAASQNQQSNRNNNVFNGNRGGFGNFNNGFFGGQQFGGNNGRNGQNNKNQNNNNKFGNNGNNKNLSSNNGKGANTGNNGKNNAGAASSAAAATSTAAAANTAAAASTAAAAANTAAAASSSDPQSSTTLDPKVIATGFENDGQDVPTAGQVASLTSSNNFINFCLTVPNLPITNGKQITTGSCNPAPMGVIPSTDNMPSAKFQIPKNGDSFTENSPFTITMAVRNFQTGAFVNAEENYFAAPQQVNSGGQIIGHSHVVVEQLDALDQTTPTDPKKFVFFKGLNAPADANGLLTADVTSGLPAGFYRLASINTAANHQPVLVPIAQHGSLDDAVYFTVTAGNASAAQASAAAAGVASSAAPAATAASAKSAVAAPGAKVVAPAKVANPKAAANNKGNQQQQKKGKRSHPRAFL, translated from the exons ATGAAGTACTTTTCGCTCGTCGCTGTCATCGCCCTGGCCGTCTCTGTCTCTGCTGCTAGCCAGAACCAACAGAGTAACAGGAACAACAACGTCTTCAATGGAAACCGAGGGGGCTTCGGAAACTTCAACAATGGATTTTTCGGAGGTCAGCAATTTGGAGGGAACAACGGAAGGAATGGgcaaaacaacaaaaaccaaaacaacaacaataagTTCGGCAACAATGGTAACAACAAGAATCTGAGCTCCAACAACGGCAAGGGAGCAAACACAGGAAACAACGGCAAGAACAACGCA GGCGCTGCTTCatccgctgctgctgcgactTCCACGGCGGCCGCTGCCAACACCGCCGCTGCTGCTTCAactgccgctgctgccgctaacactgctgctgccgccagCAGTAGCGACCCTCAATCATCGACGA CTTTGGACCCTAAAGTTATCGCCACGGGTTTCGAGAATGACGGCCAAG ATGTTCCCACTGCCGGACAGGTCGCTTCATTAACATCGTCAAATAACTTCATCAACTTCTGCTTGACGGTCCCCAATCTGCCCATCACGAACGGAAAGCAGATTACTACGGGATCCTGTAACCCAGCTCCCATGGGTGTCATTCCTTCCACAGATAACATGCCATCGGCCAAGTTCCAGATACCTAAGAACGGAGATAGTTTCACTGAGAACTCTCCCTTCACGATCACAATGGCAGTTCGAAACTTCCAGACCGGTGCATTCGTCAACGCAGAGGAGAACTACTTCGCTGCGCCCCAACAGGTTAACTCGGGAGGCCAGATCATCGGTCACTCgcacgtcgtcgtcgagcaGCTCGACGCTCTTGACCAAACCACACCCACAGACCCCAAGAAGTTCGTTTTCTTCAAGGGTTTGAACGCCCCTGCTGATGCGAACGGTCTTTTGACCGCCGATGTCACGAGTGGTCTGCCTGCTGGGTTCTATAGGCTTGCTTCCATTAACACAGCCGCCAACCATCAACCTGTCTTGGTGCCCATCGCTCAACACGGTTCTCTCGATGATGCCGTCTAC TTCACTGTCACTGCAGGCAATGCCAGCGCTGCTCAGGCAAGCGCAGCTGCTGCCGGCGTTGCCTCTTCAGCCGCTCCCGCTGCTACAGCTGCGTCGGCCAAGAGTGCAGTTGCTGCTCCAGGAGCCAAGGTCGTTGCACCTGCCAAAGTCGCCAACCCCAAGGCTGCAGCCAACAACAAGGGCaaccagcaacaacagaaGAAAGGCAAACGCTCGCACCCTCGCGCTTTCCTTTAA
- a CDS encoding putative proteasome maturation factor ump1, whose translation MESSLRIVPASSKPSASVQSTANSLGLHDTLQYGPRSLAAEVQSEGGLRSRLENWEATQDNLKLTLERNMFGMHAPMRRLMERKIVGTTVHTLSAPQTNVQLDVLMGRDELIDAADVFLGMEAGPAYDVHTQIQKKASS comes from the exons ATG GAATCGTCTCTTCGTATCGTCCCAGCCTCCTCGAAACCATCAGCTTCAGTCCAGAGTACTGCGAATTCTTTGGGATTACACGATACCCTCCAGTATGGACCTCGAAGTCTCGCCGCTGAAGTCCAGTCAGAGGGAGGTCTGAGATCGCGCTTAGAGAAT TGGGAAGCTACCCAGGACAATCTCAAGTTAACCCTTGAGCGTAACATGTTTGGAATGCATGCTCCAATGCGACGCCTTATGGAACGCAAAATTGTCGGGACA ACTGTGCATACTCTCAGTGCTCCCCAAACTAACGTTCAACTAGACGTCTTGATGGGACGAGACGAGTTGATCGACGCCGCCGATGTGTTCTTGG GCATGGAAGCAGGCCCTGCTTATGATGTACACACTCAAATTCAGAAGAAAGCTAGTTCATAG
- a CDS encoding Rho GTPase-activating protein 15, producing the protein MEQPQSSRRRIEETYVESLRKLHRKVKSVDLSLDERGGELSTVRAVWSEVVENVDREAQTRQALCATLTTDIIIPLTSLKETQERTRKRIKEDLKDSGAAYTEYAEMMLPKLKSRYTKKYMDVEEQKRAALTVPNAGPLNATSLSPEHHNSNVKAATIVPARPTVTAPQPLRALDRRPSGSTPGARNRSPSSSTAFSDLAHQGKKQLNQLIGFLDKGGVGKDGLGVRENQALRTVRAKRDADEADREYRKGVHWLETLRLRRTKILESGYKSLEMFIEEASTTMKTILEKYADNMTATTSTQTQLSLHMRGIVDRISPEKDVAKLKTNIPRSLASAIPDPILYEHGLVGECNDLIFGFSLVDYATAKGLSEGEIPKIIRICIEEIDKRGLECEGIYRVSGRHAIVQGLQHEIERDESAFEFTPKDDVYAVSSLLKLYLRELPEPVFRFSLQDRIQHTEDREEHISNNFMLIRSKIRRLPPVHQATLKALIEHLSRIVAKSNKNKMDAKNLAIVFGGVIFGDDEMPKGGDLLSVQTVKDTVMEDLILNASVLYDTEAGPSSPPLPPTPVGEPIPKVSYGSRMTKITTVPPIELSTSPQDFTPRLPARPNNSIHPSSRIIPSSPTKPKAPQEKALPPTVQSDTNFEDMPPPSPVRRLSRLEVNRDMDDRNSIYFPAQDSPTRSLEASPNTSSDSRIDLMDTPRQ; encoded by the exons ATGGAACAACCCCAGTCCTCCAG GAGACGAATCGAGGAAACATA CGTCGAATCGTTGCGAAAGCTGCATCGTAAAGTCAAATCAGTTGACTTGTCCTTGGATGAAAGAGGTGGGGAGCTGAGTACAGTGAGGGCAGTGTGGTCTGAAGTTGTTGAGAACGTTGACAGAG AGGCACAGACGCGACAAGCGTTGTGCGCAACTCTGACCACCGATATCATTATACCATTGACTTCGCTAAAG GAAACACAAGAACGAACAAGAAAGAGGATAAAGGAAGATCTAAAGGATTCTGGAGCAGCATACACCGAATATGCAGAAATGATGCTCCCTAAGCTGAAAAGTCGATATACGAAGAAATATATGGACGTCGAG GAACAAAAACGTGCTGCTTTAACCGTACCCAATGCAGGTCCCTTAAATGCGACCTCGCTTAGTCCAGAACATCATAACAGCAATGTAAAGGCGGCTACAATAGTTCCCGCTCGCCCCACAGTAACTgctcctcaacctcttcGAGCCCTTGACCGTCGACCCTCTGGCAGTACTCCAGGCGCACGGAACCGCTCCCCGTCATCATCAACAGCGTTCTCGGATCTTGCTCATCAAG GGAAAAAGCAATTGAACCAACTTATAGGGTTTTTGGACAAAGGTGGTGTTGGAAAGGATGGTCTTGGCGTCCGGGAAAACCAAGCACTACGAACGGTTCGTGCAAAACGCGATGCAGATGAAGCTG ACCGTGAATATCGCAAGGGCGTCCATTGGCTTGAAACATTGCGATTACGCCGTACAAAGATTTTAGAAAGTGGTTACAAG AGTCTAGAGATGTTCATTGAAGAGGCTTCTACCACCATGAAGACAATTCTGGAGAAATATGCTGATAATATGAC TGCTACGACATCCACGCAGACGCAACTTTCTTTGCACATGCGTGGAATTGTGGATCGAATATCTCCAGAAAAAGATGTCGCAAAACTCAAAACAAATATACCGCGCTCATTGGCATCGGCTATACCAGACCCGATCTTATATGAACATGGCCTTGTGGGAGAATGCAATGACTTGATATTTGGATTTAGTCTTGTCGATTATGCAACAGCTAAAGGTTTGTCAGAAGGAGAGATACCCAAGATCATCAGAATATGCATTGAAGAAATCGACAAACGAGGATTAGAATGCGAAGGAATTTATCGA GTGTCGGGGCGGCATGCAATAGTTCAAGGA CTTCAACATGAAATAGAAAGGGACGAATCCGCTTTCGAATTTACTCCCAAAGACGATGTGTATGCCGTGTCTTCTTTACTCAAG CTGTATCTCCGAGAGTTACCAGAGCCAGTTTTCAGGTTCTCTTTGCAGGATCGGATACAACACACCGAGGACAGAG AGGAACATATATCCAATAACTTCATGCTTATACGTTCAAAAATCCGTCGCCTACCGCCAGTCCACCAGGCCACGTTGAAAGCCTTGATCGAACATTTGTCACGGATTGTTGCAAAAAGTAATAAAAACAAAATGGACGCCAAGAACCTCGCAATCGTATTTGGCGGTGTTATTTTTGGTGATGATGAGATGCCTAAAGGGGGTGACCTTCTTAGTGTACAGACCGTtaag GACACTGTTATGGAGGACTTGATTTTAAACGCATCTGTTCTCTATGACACAGAGGCAGGACCGAGCTCACCACCTTTGCCTCCCACCCCTGTAGGCGAACCTATACCCAAAGTGTCTTATGGATCTCGGATGACCAAGATAACAACCGTCCCGCCTATAGAACTTTCAACATCTCCTCAGGATTTCACTCCACGGTTGCCAGCTCGGCCAAATAACAGTATACATCCATCCTCAAGGATTATTCCTAGCTCACCGACGAAACCTAAAGCTCCGCAGGAAAAAGCACTTCCCCCCACAGTGCAATCTGATACAAACTTTGAAGATATGCCTCCTCCGTCTCCAGTTAGGAGGCTTTCTAGATTGGAAGTCAACAGAGACATGGACGATAGGAATTCAATATATTTTCCGGCTCAAGACAGCCCGACAAGGTCCTTGGAGGCTTCTCCGAATACATCAAGTGATTCTAGAATCGATTTAATGGATACCCCACGACAGTAA